A window of Mangifera indica cultivar Alphonso chromosome 13, CATAS_Mindica_2.1, whole genome shotgun sequence contains these coding sequences:
- the LOC123194461 gene encoding axial regulator YABBY 5-like: MSSCIDVGPEQLCYIPCNFCNIVLAVSVPCSNLLDIVTVRCGHCTNLWSVNMAAAFQSLSWQDVQGPNYTPDYRVDMGSSSKCNNKISLRPPTHNVPEKRAVNQPPEKRQRVPSAYNQFIKEEIQRIKANNPDISHREAFSTAAKNWAHFPHIHFGLMLETNNQVNMDSATDKRLMSRASFLDK; the protein is encoded by the exons ATGTCGAGCTGCATCGATGTTGGTCCTGAGCAACTCTGCTACATCCCTTGCAACTTCTGCAATATTGTTCTTGCG GTGAGTGTTCCTTGCAGCAACTTGTTAGACATCGTGACAGTCCGATGCGGACACTGCACCAATCTATGGTCCGTGAATATGGCAGCTGCATTTCAGTCACTCTCATGGCAAGATGTTCAG GGCCCCAACTACACGCCAGATTATAGAGTTGACATGGGCTCCTCCTCCAAATGTAACAACAAGATATCACTGCGACCACCAACTCATAATGTTCCTGAAAAAAGGGCTGTAAATCAAC CTCCCGAGAAGAGGCAGCGAGTACCTTCTGCATATAATCAGTTCATAAA AGAGGAGATTCAGAGGATCAAGGCTAATAATCCTGATATCAGCCACAGGGAAGCTTTCAGTACTGCTGCAAAGAAT TGGGCACACTTTCCTCATATCCATTTTGGGCTGATGCTGGAGACCAACAACCAAGTTAACATGGATAGT GCTACTGATAAGCGTCTTATGTCAAGGGCTTCATTTCTGGATAAGTGA